GGTGGTCTTACTGATCTTTCGCCTCAAGGGTATGGAGAATTACTTGGCTCTGTTTCAGGAGATCCCCTACTTTCTATTATTGCCCATCTCCTGTTTATAGTACTTAATATACTTGTTATATCTAAAGGGGTTCAATCTGGAATAGAAAGAGCAAGTAAAATTATGATGCCAGCTTTATTTGTAATATTTATTATTATTATAGCTCGCTCATTAAGTCTAGAGAATGCTTATGCTGGAGTTGAGTTTTTATTTAAACCTGACTTTACTAAGATAACATCTCAATCTATATTATTTGCACTAGGTCAGGCCTTTTTCACCTTAAGTCTTGGGGTTTCAGGTATGGTAACTTATAGTGCATACTTACCTAAGAATACAAACATAAATAGTTCTGCTATTTCAATAGTTTCTATGAACTTATTTATTATAATTCTTTCTGGACTTGCTATTTTCCCTGGTGTATTTTCATTTGGACTAAAACCTGATCAGGGACCTGCACTACTATTTAATGTTCTTCCAAATGTATTTAGTAGAATACCATTTGGTACATTATTTTTTATAGCTTTTCTTGTATTATTTTTATTTGCAGCACTTACGTCATCATTTTCAATGCTTGAAATTATTGTTAATTCAATAACTAAGGGAGATAATACTAAAAGAAATAAATGGTCATGGATAATAGGTCTTAGTATATTTGCATTTGGTATACCATCTGCACTTTCATTTGGAGCATTAAGTGATTTTACTATATTAGGGAAAACCTTTTTTGATTTAGCTGACTTTATGGTAAGTAATTTTTTAATGCCGCTCGGAGCATTACTTATATCTATATTCTTACCACTAAAAATGAAAAAAGAAGAGCTTTTTTCAGAGCTATCAAATCCGAAACCTATTAAAAAATGGCTATTTAATACTTGGTATATAATTATAAAGTATATTGCACCAATTGCTATAATAATTGTTTTCTTAGATAGTTTAGGAGCATTTAACTTCCTTAAGAAATAAATAACAAAAGCTACCCTTACTAGAATTTATATTCTGGTATAGGTAGCTTTTCTATCTACTTAATTATCTTATCAAATAGATTACTTTCTCTATTAAGGCTTATTTCTGACTTTTTGCTTTCATCTTTAATTTTTAGCACCTTATTATCTACTATGTTATAAGTCAATTTCTTAACTTTCTTATCTTCTACTACTTTTCCTTTTTCTCTTTTCTTTTCTTGATTAAGAGTTATCTTACTATTATCAACTGTATACTTTCCTGAATAAACAGCTTTTTCTTCACCTTTAGCATTATTTTCTACTACTTCATATGTAGAATCAGCATATAGTGAGATTTTATAGTGATCTCCACTATCTTCTTTTCCAGTCCAACTACCAATTAGAAATGCCTTAGCATTCTTTATCTTATCTACTACATCTTCACCGATATCCTTAGCACCTTCCCCTACCTTTTTACTTCCTTCTTTTACATCTTGAACGCCTTTTACTGCACCTTGTTTAACGTCATTAGTCCCTTGATTAACATCATTTTTAATTTTTTCAGCTGTTGTACAAGAAGCTAATATCATACTAGCTGATATTATTCCTACAAGTGCAACTGATAATTTTTTAAATACTTTTGCCACTTTTATCTCTCCTTTAAAATTTAATTTAAAATAAAAAAAGTAAAGAGCATCTAATAAATACTCTTTACTTACTATTTCCATTCTATATGAAATTATACAAAACATTAATTATGTTCTGTAGCACCCATTGATTCTCACATACTCAAAGCTTAAATCGCATCCCCAAGCTGTAGCTTCATATGCACCTTGCTTAAGGTTTACTACTACTGAAACTGTTTTGCTATCAAGAAGCTTTTCAGCTGCATCTTCATCAAAATTAATGCCTACACCTTTTTTTACAATCTGAATACTTTCTGATTCATTTCTAAGGAATACATCTATTATGTCCATATCTATGTTAGCATCTGAGTACCCTAGTGCACAAACTATTCTACCCCAGTTTGCATCATTTCCAAATAAAGCACATTTAAATAGATTAGATGAAACAACTGACTTTGCACATTTTCTAGCATCTTCTAGAGTTAATGCTTCCTTAATTTTAACTTCTAAAAGCTTTGTAGCGCCTTCTCCATCTTTTGCTATAAGCTTTGCAAGTGTTTCATTTACAAATTCAATAGCTTTCTTAAACTCTATATAATCAGCACTTTCTTCACTTATGATTTCTTCATTTTCACATGCCCCATTGGCTAGTATTATAGACATGTCATTTGTACTAGTGTCTCCATCTACTGAAACCATATTATAGGTTGAGGCAACACTTTCCTTAAAAGCCTTGTCTAATAGGTTCTTTGAAATGTTAACATCTGTTGTTATAAATGCAAGCATTGTTGCCATATTCGGATGTATCATTCCTGACCCCTTAGCCATTCCTGCAATTCTAGCTACCTTACCACCTACAGTAAATTCTACTGCTATTTCCTTAGAAAATGTATCCGTTGTAAGAATTGCCTTTGCAGCATTTTCTCCACCATCAGCTGATAGAATCTTTGAAGATTCTTCAATCCCTGGTAGAATCTTATCCATTTCAAGAGGTACCCCTATTATTCCTGTTGATGCAACAAGAACTTCCTCTTTCTTAAGATTTAGGCACTCTGCAACTTTTTCAGTCATTTTAACCGCATCATTATATCCATTTTCACCTGTACAAGCGTTGGCATTTCCACTGTTAACAACTATTGCTTGAATGTTTTCATTATCAATGTTTTGTTGATTCAATGTTACAGGAGCTGCCTTTGCTTTGTTTTGAGTAAATGTTCCTGATGCCTTTGCCTTATATTCACTGTAAATCATGCATAGATCAAGTTTTTTACTTCTTTTTACGCCACTGTATATTCCGTTGGCTAAAAACCCTTTAACATCTGTTATTGTTTTTCCTTCTAAAATTTTCATAAATCCTTCCTCCTACTAAGGTGCCATAGCTAAATTATCTATACCTTCTGCTTCATCAAGTCCAAAAATTATATTCATATTTTGCACAGCCTGACCTGCTGCACCTTTAACCAGATTATCTATAGCTGATATAACAACTATTCTTCCAGTTCTTTCATCTATTTTAAATGATATATCGCATAGATTAGTTCCACGTACCCATCTTGTTTGTGGGAAAGTATCAAGTAATCTTATAAATCTTTCATTACCATATTCTTCTTCATATATAGCTTTAATTTCTTCATGTGTTACATCTTTCTTTAAGAAACCATAACAAGTAGCAAGTATACCTCTATTCATAGGTACTAGGTGAGGAGTAAATGATATTAATACTTCACTACCACATGCCTTTGTAAGTTCCTGTTCAATTTCAGGAGTATGTCTGTGATTCGTTACTCCATATGCCTTATAGTTTTCATTAACTTCACAGAAAAGATTATCTATCTTTCCACTTCTTCCTGCACCACTTGTACCTGAAGCCGCATCTATTATTACCTTTTTCTCATCTACTATTCCATGCTTTATAAGTGGATACATTGCAAGTATACTTGCTGTTGTATAACATCCTGGGTTCGCAATTATACTTGAGTCTTTAATTTTATCCCTATTAATTTCACAAAGTCCATAAACAGCTTCTTCTATTAATTCTGGGTTTTTATGTTCAACATTATACCAAGTTTCATAACTTTTAGCATCATCTATTCTATAGTCAGCACCAAGATCTATTACCTTTACACCTTTTTTATATGCCTTTTCTACTAAATCAAATGCAGTACCATGTGGAAGTGCTAGAAATACAACATCAATTTCATCAAGTTTTTCTATTGCCCCCTCCATTCCTATGCATTTTTGTTGAATAATATTACTGTAATTACCATACAATTCACTTATACAAACACCTACACTACTATGTGCAGATATATACTTCACTTCTACATTCTTGTGATTATTTAATATATAATAAAGCTGTTGACCCGCATAACCTGTAGCTCCTACGATACCTACTTTTATCATATTAACACCCCCATATTATTAATACCATTATATGCTACATAGAATAAATATTCAATAATTATTTATAAATATTTAATTTACTCCTTGTATAATTATAATATATCATTTATAATTATTTGTATAAGACTGTAATAGTTATTTTTGGATATGGAGGTTATATCATGGAAAATGCATTAAACTTTGATTTTAATACATCAAATATAAATAAATACAAAGGAAATACAATAGTTATTAAATTCGGAGGTAGCATCATGAGGTCTGAAGAAGGCAAAGATGCATTTTTCAAAGATGTTGCTTACCTAAAGAAAAATGGTGTAAATATAGTTATTGTACACGGTGGAGGTCCTAACATATCAAATATGCTTGATAAAATTGGATGTACAACTGAATTTATAAACGGACAAAGGGTAACAGATGGACATACTATGGAAATTGTTGAAATGACTCTTTGTGGAAGTGTTAATAAAGAACTTTCTGGTACACTATCTAGCTACTCATTAAACGCCTTAGGAGTTTCAGGACGTGACTGTTCTCTTCTTAAGGCAAAGAAAAAATACTCATATGTTAATGGAGAAAAAATTGATCTTGGTCTAGTAGGTGAAGTTGAATCTGTTAACACTGAATTTTTAAATATGCTTATAGATAAAGACATTATTCCTGTTATTGCACCAATTGGTGTTGATAATGAGGGTAACATATATAATATAAATGCGGATTATGTTGCAGGGGCTGTAAGTTCAGCGTTAAAGGCTGAAAAATTAGTTCTTATGACTGATATTGAAGGGGTTTATCTTGATATAAATGATAAATCATCACTTATTAAGGAAATTACAACAAGTGAAATAAAGGATTATATAAAAAGTGGAGTTATTCAAGGGGGAATGATTCCTAAGATGGAATGTTGTATAGCTGCTATCGAAAACGGAACGAACACTGTTCACTTAGTAGACGGAAGACGTGAACATTCACTATTAACAGATGCTTTTGGTGAAGGCTATACTTCTACATCTATAAAGGGAGGTAACTAATAATGGAAAACGGTTTATTAACTAATAATTATAAAAGATTTGACTTAACTTTTGTTTCAGGTAAAGGACCTTACCTATACACTGATAAAGGAGAAAAATATTTAGACTTTGTTTCAGGTATAGCTGTTAATTGTCTTGGACATTCATCTGATATTATAAAAAATGCATTAACTGCTCAAGCTGAGAAGTTAGTTCACATATCAAACCTATATTGGAGTGATGTTCAAACAGACCTTGCTAGAAAGCTTACTGAACTTTCTTCACTTTCATCTGTATTCTTTTGCAACAGTGGTACAGAATCAATTGAAGCAGCTTTAAAGTTCGCAAGAAAATATGGGAAGTCCTTTGGAAACAATTCAAAGAGTAATATTGTATTTATGAAAAATTCATTCCATGGTAGAACTATGGGAGCTCTTTCTGTAACAGGCCAAGGAAAATACCAAGAAGCATTTGCTCCACTTATAGGAGGAGTTATAGAGTCAGAATTTAATAATATCGAAGATATAAAAAATAAGATAAATGAAGATACATGTGCTGTTATTCTTGAGCCAATTCAAGGTGAAGGTGGAATTATATCCATAGATAAGGATTTCTTATTAGAAGTTAAAACTCTATGCGATAAATACAACGCACTATTAATATTTGATGAGGTTCAATGTGGAATTGCAAGAACAGGTACTTTCTTTACATTTGAAAGCTTTGGAATTACACCTGATATTCTATGTCTTGCTAAGGGACTTGGTGGAGGTTTCCCAATCGGCGCTACAGTAGTTAGTAGTAAGGTTGCAGAAAAATTAGAACCAGGTGATCATGGAAGCACATTTGGAGGAAATCCACTAGCGTGCGCAGTTTCAATGGCTATTATTAACGAGATATTAGATAAAAATATCATTAAAGAAGTCAATGAAAAAGCTAACTATATAGTAGATAAGCTTAACAAGATTAAGGAAAATAATTCTGCTATTAAAGATATTAAGGGAATGGGACTTTTAATAGGAATAGAAGTTGAAAATCCATCTGATGTTGTTTCAAAGGCACTTGAAAATAAATTACTTTTAGTTGGTGCAGGCTCTACTGTTGTTAGACTTTTACCTCCTCTAAATGTAACCTATGAAGAAATTGATGAAGCATTAAGTATTCTTGAAAAATGTTTATAAATATAATTAAAAGACTGCTAACTTTCTAGTTAGCAGTCTTTTTTACAAGGGCGTCAAGTGCAAGTTAAACAGTTTTACTATTTATTCTTGCCTCTTTAAATTCTTTAATTTCCTTCTTTAAAGTAGTAGCTTCTATAAGAGCTTCCATTGCTTGAGTTTTAATACTCTCATTTTTCTTAATTAACACCTTGTTAATTTCATCTGACTCTTTTAGATTTAGCTTTACTTTATTTAATTCTTCCTCTAAACGCTTAGATTCTTTTATCTTAATTTCTAATTCATGACTTAGCTTACTGTTAGTGTCTTCTAAACCTTTTAAGTTTAATGATGAATCTGAACTTTCATTTTTATACTGCTCATATTCCTTACTTAAACACTCATAAGCCTCTTTTAACTTATCATAATTAGCCTTTATCTGAACTTCTCTTTCCCTTGGTATATTGATTTCTTTTTCTAAATCATGTAGTTTCTGTTTTGCTATAAACAATTCGTCTGCAATTGTTAGTGCTGTAAGTACAGCGGCAGATGTATTACTATGCATTGGATTACCCTGAAGAATATCCTTTAACATTCTATCTACATAACTTGCAATAGAATATAAATATGCCTCAGAGCCGTCCCCCCTTAGTGTGTACTCTGCACCATTGATTTTAACTACCACTTTTTCCTTAGTCATACTAAGACACCCTTTCAAATTTGTTTAAGAAGTTATTTTCATGTAGTTATTCTACAAAAATATAACAAACTCCTTTTAAAATTCTAAGTTTATCCTATCTTAATTCCGCTGATAACTTTTCTGATAAAGCTTTTACTACACCATCATGAACTTTATTAACTTCTTCATCCTTTAGAGTCTTATTCTCTCCTCTATATACAAGAGCATATGCAACACTCTTCTTACCACCTGGAATTTGAGCTCCTCTATAAACATCAAATAGCTTAACTTCTTCTAGTATAGCTTTCCCATTTTTCTTAATTATAGCTTCAATCTCACCAACAGTTACATCTTCATTAACAAGCATAGCGATATCTCTTGTTACCGCTGGGAATTTTGGAAGCGCCTTATACTTTTTATCCATCTTTGATGCTTCAAAAATACTTTCTAAATCAAGCTCTGCAAAGAATACTCTATTTTCAAATCCGTAGTTTTCAAGCACATCTGGATGAAGTTCACCAAATGTTCCAACAGGTTTATTTCTAACTAGAAGGTTTGCTGTTTTTCCTGGATGGAATGATGGATTACTGCTTTCTCTTTCGAATGCAAACTTAGGAACTGAAAGCTTTTCAAGTAGAACCTCAACTACTCCCTTTAATTCATAGAAGTCTACATCTCCATACATACCAATAGTAAGCTTTAACTTTTCTTCTGGTAGAGTATCCTCACTTGGTATATATACCTTTGATACTTCGAATAATAATGCCTCCTTATTATCTCTTGCATAGTTTCTTGATAAGGAATCTAGCATACTTGGCATTGTTGTTGTTCTCATTAAACTAAAGTCTTCCCCTAGAGGGTTGCTTATCTTAACACAGTTTCTAAGTGAACTATCTTTTTCTACATTTATAGAGTCAAATACCTTAGGTGCTATAAATGAATATGTTAATGCTTCATAGAATCCAGATGCAATCATTGTTTCCTTAACTAACTTAGTTAATTTTTGCTCTATTGTCCATGCAGCTTCTACTGCTTCACCTTTGATTTTAACTGAAGGTATTTTATCATATCCATATATTCTAACTATTTCTTCAGCTACATCTTCTCTTATTCTAATATCTTGTCTAAATGAAGGTACCTTTATATTTAGAACTTCTTCTCCATCTACTTCCATTCCAAGACTTACAAGTATTTCCTTCATTCTTTCTACACTTATATCTGTTCCAAGGAATCCATTTATCCACTTTGGAGTAACCTCAAGGTTTACATCATCAGTTTTAGTTCCATATACATCTATAACATCACTAATAACTTCACCAGCACCAATTAATTCTATAAGATGGCAAGCTCTATTAATAGCAATTTCACAAAGATTTGGATCAAGATCCTTTTCAAATTTACCTGATGCATCTGTTCTTAATGCAAGCTTCTTTGATGTAAGTCTAACATTTGTTCCATCAAAGTTAGCACTTTCAAGTACTATAACCTGAGTCGCCTCTGTAACCTCTGAGTTCATTCCTCCCATAACACCTGCTATTGCAACGCTTTTTTCTCCATCTGCTATAACAAGCATTGATGAATCTAGTGTTCTTTCTACTTCATCAAGTGTTGTAAATTTCTCAGCATCATTAGCTCTTCTAACTTCAATTTTGCTATCACTAATAAAGTTATAATCAAATGCATGCATAGGTTGACCAAGTTCTATCATAACATAGTTTGTAATATCTACTATATTATTAATTGATCTAACTCCTGCTTCCTCAAGATTTGCCTTTAACCATGCAGGTGATGGTCCAACCTTTACGTTTTTAACCATCTTAGCCATGTATCTTCTACATAAAGAATCTGATACTTTAACATCAAGGTAATGCTTTATAGTATCCTTATCTTCTTTGTAGCTAAGATCAAGCTCTTTTAAAGGCTTCCCAAATGTAGCTGCGGCTTCCCTGGCAATACCATATACTCCAAAGCAATCTGATCTATTAGATGTTATCTCAAAGTCTATAATTCCACCATTTAGACCAAGAACTTCCTTTATATCAGCTCCTATTGGTGTATCCTTATCTAGTATCATTATTCCATGAACTGGCTCATCTACAGGTATAGCTAACTCCTCTTCAGAACAAAGCATACCATTTGATTCAACTCCACGAAGTTTCCCCTTCTTTATGCTAACTCCCCCTGGAAGAGTTGACTTATGCATAGCAACTGGAACTATATCTCCTTCGCTTACATTTTTAGCTCCTGTTACTATTTGAATATTTTCATCTAGTCCTACATTTATTTGACATACAATTAGCTTTTCAGCATCTGGATGTACATCTATCTTTTCTATTTTACCTGTTATAACATTAGAAATTTCTTTACCTGTTTCTATAACCTCTTCTGCCTTAGAACCTGACAGTGTTAATGCATCTGCTACATCATTTATATTTTCATCTAAATCTACATACTCTAACATCCATTTATATGGAACTTTCATAGTAAAAACCTCCTTAGTTAAATTGCTTTAAGAATCTTACATCATTCTCAAATAGTAATCTTATATCATCAATTCCGTACTTAATCATAACTATTCTTTCAAGACCCATTCCAAAGGCAAATCCACTATACTTTTCTGGATCTATATTACCTGCCTTTAATACCTCAGGATGAACCATACCACAGCCAAGGATTTCTATCCATCCTTCCCCTTTACAAACTCTACATCCCTTACCATCACACATAAAGCAT
This genomic stretch from Clostridium cylindrosporum DSM 605 harbors:
- a CDS encoding cell division protein ZapA, which gives rise to MTKEKVVVKINGAEYTLRGDGSEAYLYSIASYVDRMLKDILQGNPMHSNTSAAVLTALTIADELFIAKQKLHDLEKEINIPREREVQIKANYDKLKEAYECLSKEYEQYKNESSDSSLNLKGLEDTNSKLSHELEIKIKESKRLEEELNKVKLNLKESDEINKVLIKKNESIKTQAMEALIEATTLKKEIKEFKEARINSKTV
- the argB gene encoding acetylglutamate kinase yields the protein MENALNFDFNTSNINKYKGNTIVIKFGGSIMRSEEGKDAFFKDVAYLKKNGVNIVIVHGGGPNISNMLDKIGCTTEFINGQRVTDGHTMEIVEMTLCGSVNKELSGTLSSYSLNALGVSGRDCSLLKAKKKYSYVNGEKIDLGLVGEVESVNTEFLNMLIDKDIIPVIAPIGVDNEGNIYNINADYVAGAVSSALKAEKLVLMTDIEGVYLDINDKSSLIKEITTSEIKDYIKSGVIQGGMIPKMECCIAAIENGTNTVHLVDGRREHSLLTDAFGEGYTSTSIKGGN
- the argC gene encoding N-acetyl-gamma-glutamyl-phosphate reductase, with product MIKVGIVGATGYAGQQLYYILNNHKNVEVKYISAHSSVGVCISELYGNYSNIIQQKCIGMEGAIEKLDEIDVVFLALPHGTAFDLVEKAYKKGVKVIDLGADYRIDDAKSYETWYNVEHKNPELIEEAVYGLCEINRDKIKDSSIIANPGCYTTASILAMYPLIKHGIVDEKKVIIDAASGTSGAGRSGKIDNLFCEVNENYKAYGVTNHRHTPEIEQELTKACGSEVLISFTPHLVPMNRGILATCYGFLKKDVTHEEIKAIYEEEYGNERFIRLLDTFPQTRWVRGTNLCDISFKIDERTGRIVVISAIDNLVKGAAGQAVQNMNIIFGLDEAEGIDNLAMAP
- a CDS encoding aspartate aminotransferase family protein; the protein is MENGLLTNNYKRFDLTFVSGKGPYLYTDKGEKYLDFVSGIAVNCLGHSSDIIKNALTAQAEKLVHISNLYWSDVQTDLARKLTELSSLSSVFFCNSGTESIEAALKFARKYGKSFGNNSKSNIVFMKNSFHGRTMGALSVTGQGKYQEAFAPLIGGVIESEFNNIEDIKNKINEDTCAVILEPIQGEGGIISIDKDFLLEVKTLCDKYNALLIFDEVQCGIARTGTFFTFESFGITPDILCLAKGLGGGFPIGATVVSSKVAEKLEPGDHGSTFGGNPLACAVSMAIINEILDKNIIKEVNEKANYIVDKLNKIKENNSAIKDIKGMGLLIGIEVENPSDVVSKALENKLLLVGAGSTVVRLLPPLNVTYEEIDEALSILEKCL
- the pheT gene encoding phenylalanine--tRNA ligase subunit beta, with protein sequence MKVPYKWMLEYVDLDENINDVADALTLSGSKAEEVIETGKEISNVITGKIEKIDVHPDAEKLIVCQINVGLDENIQIVTGAKNVSEGDIVPVAMHKSTLPGGVSIKKGKLRGVESNGMLCSEEELAIPVDEPVHGIMILDKDTPIGADIKEVLGLNGGIIDFEITSNRSDCFGVYGIAREAAATFGKPLKELDLSYKEDKDTIKHYLDVKVSDSLCRRYMAKMVKNVKVGPSPAWLKANLEEAGVRSINNIVDITNYVMIELGQPMHAFDYNFISDSKIEVRRANDAEKFTTLDEVERTLDSSMLVIADGEKSVAIAGVMGGMNSEVTEATQVIVLESANFDGTNVRLTSKKLALRTDASGKFEKDLDPNLCEIAINRACHLIELIGAGEVISDVIDVYGTKTDDVNLEVTPKWINGFLGTDISVERMKEILVSLGMEVDGEEVLNIKVPSFRQDIRIREDVAEEIVRIYGYDKIPSVKIKGEAVEAAWTIEQKLTKLVKETMIASGFYEALTYSFIAPKVFDSINVEKDSSLRNCVKISNPLGEDFSLMRTTTMPSMLDSLSRNYARDNKEALLFEVSKVYIPSEDTLPEEKLKLTIGMYGDVDFYELKGVVEVLLEKLSVPKFAFERESSNPSFHPGKTANLLVRNKPVGTFGELHPDVLENYGFENRVFFAELDLESIFEASKMDKKYKALPKFPAVTRDIAMLVNEDVTVGEIEAIIKKNGKAILEEVKLFDVYRGAQIPGGKKSVAYALVYRGENKTLKDEEVNKVHDGVVKALSEKLSAELR
- a CDS encoding DUF3994 domain-containing protein, producing MAKVFKKLSVALVGIISASMILASCTTAEKIKNDVNQGTNDVKQGAVKGVQDVKEGSKKVGEGAKDIGEDVVDKIKNAKAFLIGSWTGKEDSGDHYKISLYADSTYEVVENNAKGEEKAVYSGKYTVDNSKITLNQEKKREKGKVVEDKKVKKLTYNIVDNKVLKIKDESKKSEISLNRESNLFDKIIK
- a CDS encoding sodium-dependent transporter, with product MSDNQFSSRIGFILAAAGSAIGLGAIWKFPYIAGISGGGAFFFMFVIFTISLGLPLLLGEFIIGRKTGKDAIEAYSTIAPGTKWNLIGYLGNVTVFILLSFYSVIGGWILIYIFKGITGGLTDLSPQGYGELLGSVSGDPLLSIIAHLLFIVLNILVISKGVQSGIERASKIMMPALFVIFIIIIARSLSLENAYAGVEFLFKPDFTKITSQSILFALGQAFFTLSLGVSGMVTYSAYLPKNTNINSSAISIVSMNLFIIILSGLAIFPGVFSFGLKPDQGPALLFNVLPNVFSRIPFGTLFFIAFLVLFLFAALTSSFSMLEIIVNSITKGDNTKRNKWSWIIGLSIFAFGIPSALSFGALSDFTILGKTFFDLADFMVSNFLMPLGALLISIFLPLKMKKEELFSELSNPKPIKKWLFNTWYIIIKYIAPIAIIIVFLDSLGAFNFLKK
- the argJ gene encoding bifunctional glutamate N-acetyltransferase/amino-acid acetyltransferase ArgJ: MKILEGKTITDVKGFLANGIYSGVKRSKKLDLCMIYSEYKAKASGTFTQNKAKAAPVTLNQQNIDNENIQAIVVNSGNANACTGENGYNDAVKMTEKVAECLNLKKEEVLVASTGIIGVPLEMDKILPGIEESSKILSADGGENAAKAILTTDTFSKEIAVEFTVGGKVARIAGMAKGSGMIHPNMATMLAFITTDVNISKNLLDKAFKESVASTYNMVSVDGDTSTNDMSIILANGACENEEIISEESADYIEFKKAIEFVNETLAKLIAKDGEGATKLLEVKIKEALTLEDARKCAKSVVSSNLFKCALFGNDANWGRIVCALGYSDANIDMDIIDVFLRNESESIQIVKKGVGINFDEDAAEKLLDSKTVSVVVNLKQGAYEATAWGCDLSFEYVRINGCYRT